In Aegilops tauschii subsp. strangulata cultivar AL8/78 chromosome 3, Aet v6.0, whole genome shotgun sequence, one genomic interval encodes:
- the LOC109758119 gene encoding uncharacterized protein, with protein sequence MEERRSDSRRQEPMVARADGPPIPADESDDEFEFSFGSREPATGGATADELFADGRIRPFYPVFGRVFDDAHVPSAPGRRPLGRLFLEEARNSSVGSTSSSSSSAATDAGDLDGASPDTYCVWTPGASAASSPARSPRKSGSTGSLSRWRRVSELVVGRSRSDGRDKFRFLSAPPSPAREQPKGKPRGRDSKATTELDTVAAGHRQFYGAKASPGAARRTFLPYRQDLVGLFSTPKGLSRSQYF encoded by the coding sequence ATGGAGGAGCGGCGCAGTGACAGCCGACGCCAGGAGCCCATGGTCGCCAGGGCGGATGGCCCCCCGATTCCCGCCGACGAGTCCGACGACGAGTTCGAGTTCTCCTTCGGGAGCCGGGAGCCTGCCACGGGCGGCGCCACGGCCGACGAGCTCTTCGCCGACGGCCGCATCAGGCCGTTCTACCCGGTGTTCGGCCGCGTCTTCGACGACGCGCACGTGCCGTCGGCGCCCGGCCGGAGGCCGCTGGGGCGGCTGTTCCTCGAGGAGGCGCGGAACTCGTCCGTCGGGTCCacgtcctcgtcctcctcctccgccgccacgGACGCCGGGGACCTCGACGGCGCGTCCCCGGACACCTACTGCGTCTGGACGCCCGGCGCGTCGGCCGCGTCCTCGCCGGCGCGGTCACCGCGGAAGAGCGGCTCCACGGGATCCTTGTCGCGGTGGCGCCGCGTCAGCGAGCTCGTCGTCGGCCGCAGCCGCAGCGACGGCAGGGACAAGTTCCGCTTCCTTTCCGCGCCGCCCTCACCTGCCAGGGAGCAGCCCAAGGGGAAGCCAAGAGGCCGGGACAGCAAAGCCACCACCGAGCTCGACACAGTGGCCGCCGGCCACCGGCAGTTCTACGGCGCCAAGGCCTCCCCcggcgcggcgcggcggacgTTCTTGCCGTACCGGCAGGATCTCGTCGGCCTCTTCTCCACGCCCAAGGGGCTCAGCCGGAGCCAATACTTCTGA